The genomic stretch AAATCAGGTTTGTAACTGCTGTGTTCGTGATCATTTACCGCTTTGATGCCACAGATGACTGTGGTGTTTCCAACCTTCACCAGGGCTGAGCCATCTGCTGTGGATATGGACCCTGAACAGAGCAGAGAAAATCATCCTCATTTAGACACAACATAGTCATACATAATGTACACTGTAGATAAGAATCAATGCGGTGCCTCACCTATGTTCAGTGTTGTGGTTCTGAACTCTGACAGCTCCCGTCCATCAGGACGACAGTTTTCTTTCTGAAAAGGGAGCATTGAACGTTATATAACTGATGACattggcaataataataataaatcgtAACAAGTCACTCCGCAGAACGGATCACTGACCAGAAAGCTCCTGTGGTACTCCAGAGGCTCAGCAACTCTGGGAGTGGACAGGTGAAcagggaagggaggaaggggtgAGTAGATATTCGCTTACGGAGACAGAGACTGTTGTCACGTATCCGCAGTGACAGATCAGCTAATTACCCTGCAATTGAATTCTCCTGTGATCAGATTAATAATAGCAGGACAGCGACACATGGCTCATTACTACATGCGCTAGCTATTGCTTCTGTCGTGTGACGTTATTAGCTAACTATTCAGCGGTAAGACATTACGTTACGTTACAAAATTAGCTGCAGCACCGATCAGCAGAACAGAACACGCCTTTAACGTCTGAATCAAGAGTGCTTCTTTTCCTAAAATCAGCCAAAGGTCAGATCAGATCTGGTGCTACTGACACCATCATTTCAAATCGGACGATTTAACATATAAATAGTGTTACTTTCGGAGTCTGTCGGCCTTACTTGAAACCAGCCGCCATGATGTTTTGATTCACCACGTGGGTTTGTTGTACGTCCTACGGTGGCCGGTAGGCGGAAGCCGGCGGGAGATAAAATTCGATTTGGATCTAACTTAATTCAGCCACAGACGGGCTCTTTTATATTGGTTTCTTATTTACGATAAACACATAGTATTACCAATGAGCTTATAATAACACAACCCCCCTCAAAAAAAGTATCACTAGGTTTGAAAAAGgctttttaaatacaataaatacctAAATAGCATAACTTTTTATTCTGGTTAATTTCCAATGCGATTTAAAAAGCTTGATCGTGTTAATTGTGTTTGATATCCGTCACAaattatgtgttttatgtttttttcagtgGAATATCCATTGTTTATACTATAGACAATAGATTGCTGTGGCTATAGACTCTATAGCCACATAGAGCCACTATAGACTCTATAGCCACAGCAATGAGAGAGTACCTACTTGTAGTTGCCTACTTGAATCATTAATTTAAGTGCTAGTAAAGCTGCTTAGCTTTAAAGGTATTCCACAATATCTTTGACAAAGCAGTAATTTGTATCACAGCGATATTGTGGTTCTGATGGATGGATTTGTTGCTAAGATAAACATCTTTAATGGCttaaataatgttattaattacacctgtatGAAGGAGACGCAGCACTACTAATTACACCTGTATGAAGGAGACGTGACACTACTCGTTTCAACGCcctctgttattgtttttatgagCTAATCGAGTTGTCAGTCGTTCCCACCCCTGTCCACTAGGTGGCAGTGTGAGCGCTGCTGCTCTCACGGCGTCGCTCGGTGCTCTCTTGCCTCAAACTGATGATGTGTCGAGACATTCGTGCTACTTCCGCGTCGCCGCTGTGTTCAGTTTTGATTGGAAGTGGAGTTCACTGAGCTGCCTACAGTGTAATGAGAAATAGAAGGACTCTCATACAGTGAGTCCACCTAAACAagcttgtgtgtttcttggaTATTCAGGAGAGTGGCTGGAGATAAGACACGAAGCAAAGCAAGCAGGAAGTACTCTAGCTTTATAGCTAGCCACTTTGATTTTGGGTCTGTCATTTGCTGCAGACTAACTTATGGAAACATGGATTTCCTCTGTGAAATAGTTCAAGCCTTAGTCGCATTGGCATCTCTAATTGTTATTGTGGTAAGTAGTTGTTATTTTGATTTAATATTGTGTTTGCAGTTATAATGTGTAGCTAGTTTATAATGTGAAGCAAGAGCTGTTGCACCCACTGATTGATAGTGACAGTGTGGATTTCCTTCTGTGTGCTTTTTCCATAATAAATCCATGAGCAATTTATTCATCTTCCTGTACTTTTATGATCCCTTATATTCTTGCTCCGTTTTATTGTAAACACAACAGTTGTTAACATTAATATTGAGGAAATCATGACCTAAATGCTCCAAAGCAGCAACAAGAGTAACGTTAGTCAGCTTGAATGTGGGAAAAGAAATAAACCCAGTAAAAGTTCCATAATGGAAAAAGCagtcatttgatttattttgtgctACAACATCACCGTTCCAAAACACTGATTATATCAACAACAATGGAAGTAATGAAAAAGATACGaggaaaacaaactgtaaatagAATATAACAAAAAGCAGGTCTAAATGAACTTGAAGCATGATACAGGATAAAAACACTAGAAGTTCATAAAcaacaaaagaacaacaaaggCCGCTGTGTCTCTGCTATATCACAGACCTTTGTGTACATTATGACATTCAGATTTAGTAATTGAAAGTATTACACAATCTACAAATAGTACATGTTCTAAAGTATAGACTACATTTACACAGTTCTCATCAATTATGTTAAAAATGTCTTGTGCCATTTTCAAATGTCTCCCATTTCAGGTGCTCATGTTAGCACATGTCACTGCTGAGATGGTGAACCTGACACGCCACGAGAAGGAGAAATACTTCCTCACCGTGACAGGAGAGAAGGAGCTTTTCCCCAGCCTGCATGATCCCCCTTCTAGGGAGCTCTCGGTGGTGATCCCGGCCTACAACGAGGAACTCCGAAGTGAGTGATTGGGTGGGGGCACACCCAGGTTTGTGTGGGGAACTTCTGCATGGTAACTTGTGCAGTGAGTGACTTTATCTGTTGATGTCCCATCAGTTTTTGGCTTTACTTGAATGAAGACTtaagaagaaaattaaaataaatgttaaccCAGTTGAGAAATGTCaatgtaattacattacaaTGAATATTTACAGGATACATAAAGAATGTACATGATGGGGCACATTTCAACTCTGTGTTTTTGAGGACCTTAAATCTGGTTGCTGCTTCATAATTCCTCTAGTTTACAGCCAATGAATGCACTGTTTACTTTGACGAATGATGAATAGAGCATCAGCAATTGACAAGCATTCAGTTTTGAATCCCATAGTCCCATTCTCTCAGTCTTCACGTTAGAGGCGCTAATATGCGTATGAATGTGTTTCATTACAGTGCCAGTGATGTTGGATGAAGCTACACAGTACTTGGAAAACAGACAGGTAAGTGCTCAGCCTCATGTGGGCAGTGATGAACTAAATCATAATCATTACTTCTTTATTGTGAATGATAAGTTTAACTCAATTGATGATGAAATGAAAGGCAGATGCAGTTTTATCATCCGTTGAGAGAAAGCTCTTATGGCTGGATCAGTTATTCTCAAAGTAATCAGTAGGTGGCAGCATTCAACATAAAATGTGCGTGTTGTAACAATCCATCCCTCATGTTATTTCCTTACTGCAGAAACAGCAGCCCTCTTTTACCTATGAGGTCATTGTGGTTGACGATGGCAGCAAAGACAAAACCACAGAGGTGATCATTATCAAACTTCTTTTGGGGGGAACTTTGTCACTAAGAGTTCGGTTTCCGCTCAACTCACTGTTGCTAAGCCAAACATGTCAAAGTAATACCAATGGAGATTtgttttttgctctttttatCTCCTGCCAGGTTGCATTGcggtacagtaagaagtacggTGCTGATAAAGTGCGGATCCTGACACTGGTGAAGAACAGGGGGAAAGGAGGAGCTGTGCGGATGGTGAGACTGCAGATACTGAGCTACAATACGTTCAATGCAGCACAAAAGCAAGATTATGGGTTGGCTTGTGTTGATTCTACTGAGTCACGTTGTTTCTCTTAAAGGGAACTCTGAGCTCCCGAGGGAAAGTCATTCTGATGGCAGATGCTGACGGAGCCACAAAGTTTTCTGACATTGAGAAAGTGGAGGCTGGACTTAATACCCTCAACCCTAAGCCGGTGTGTTGTGGTGCTGCTCAGTTGTTTTTTGTATAGGGTTGTGAGGTAGTTAGTGTTTGGCCATCCTAAAAATGTCTGTCTATACATTTAGGAGAACATGGCAATTTCCTGTGGTTCCCGAGCTCACCTGGAGATTGACTCAGTAGCCGAGGTAACTGTCCGTTTGACATTTTTTGTAGTGTTAtagactgtgtctgtctcacCATTAAATAACCACTGTTGTCTCCGATACAGCGATCTGTGTTTCGTACATTCCTCATGTATGGCTTTCACTTCCTGGTGTGGTTACTTTGCGTGAGAGGGATCAAGGACACACAGTGCGGCTTCAAGCTCTTCACACGTGAGGCTGCGCTCAAGaccttctcttctctccatgTAGAGCGATGGTGAGGACTCGCTCTCCACCATGCACACTTAATTACTTAGTGTAGCGGCTGTCATGTGCATTTGTCTGTTGAGCTGCTCGTGCCGGATCTTTGAAAACAATAGTCTTTATTATTACGACCAATCCGTCACTTGTTTTTCAATCACTGAAACAAATACGATGTTAAAAGTAATAACATACCTATCCATAAGTAATTATACCGTGGACAAAGTGATAGTTGGAAAATGCTGCCGTAGGCTGTCCAGCAGACACAGGTGTTTCCAATTAATGTGGCTAATTAGACCTCCAAACGGGTTGACGCAAGACAGAACTATGCCCGCGATGCGATGATGTCACCAAGCTCTACGGAccaataaaaatgtaagttgACCCGCCCTCAGTGAAGCAACAAGCTAATATGAGAGTGAAAGAAGATGTCAATTAAGCCCAAACACAGCCCTGAGAAAAGGGGCCTTTCCCAATGCCCAGTTTGTACATCCTCAATTCCTTTCCTTGCCTCCTCTTCTCGAGCCTTAGTCCCTTCCATGGTAGATGCGAAGAAGAGACGCGAGGACAGAAGAGTCGAGGTAACAGGCATTTAACAAAATGAGACAGCTGTTAGCGACACCAATTAAATATGATGTGGATATCTGAGATGATTTCCGTAAGAGGATGCACCAAATCGAGAAATGAGAATAGCCTGAGGTCTTAATCAATTATTGGTATGAAGTGGCATTAATATTGTCTGATGCATTCTAGTCTGTTGTGATTAGAGAGGCTTTATATTGTTTGAACATGAATTATAATGCAACGTTTGAACATCTGTTGTGCactttcatctttttctttctcccaggGCTTTTGATGTGGAGCTCCTGTATATTGCCCAGTGTTTTAAAATCCCCATCGCAGAGGTGGCGGTCAACTGGACTGAAATAGAAGGTAGGATTTTCATGGAATATGTGGACATGTGTCCTCCCACTGGGCCATCAGACTATAAATATCTCTGTtggatgcttttctttttttgtgattggCTGATTTGATTTATCTTTCAGTTATTCCCTGTTTGTATTAACATTTTGCTAATAATAGCATATTGTAGGTGTTGATTATTTAGTTCTCTTTTGTCATTTATCTGTGTTTTTCGACttgacttttactttgttattgttGCTTCCCTATCAATACTTCACGCAATTAATAAAACAACTCATTAACAAAGACTACTCATTGATTAAGTCTTTTCTGATGGAGTTAGTGGACTATCATACTACAAGTATTACTTGAGAATTGAGTGCCTTTGCTTTTGCTCTGCCAGGGTCCAAGCTGGTCCCGTTTTGGAGCTGGCTGCAGATGGGACGAGACCTGATTTTCATTCGCATGCGCTACTTCACCAGAGCCTGGAAACTGCAGTCATCACATAAGATGGACTAGCCAATCAGACGAGCCTTGGTGTCATAGATACAGCCAATGATGGGGCCAGCAAACCTTTGGATGAGGTGGGATTAACAACTGTGTCCGTCATTCACTGTCATCAAGAACGAAGTACAGTATATTGCATCTTTTTCCTCTCCAGATGTCATTGGGTGTGAAGTATTGACACAGTTGTGAGTTCTTCATGGGCcctgcctttttttaatgtttggatTTTGGCTTGTGATGGCCGCTGTTACGCACACATCTCTGTTGCCACGGCTTTCAGAATGTTCGTATGAGTGATCCGTGTACTAAGTTActcaatgtttattttgtggCCAATCAGCTGTGAGTAAGCGAGCCTTGTAGATAAATGCGAAGGATCTGATAATCTGTGTGTCATGATTCGGATGGGTGGAATGAACGTTACTATATGAGAATTTCAAAATGGAGGGATTGTATATTTGAGGAAACATGTCCATGGATTCATG from Cyclopterus lumpus isolate fCycLum1 chromosome 14, fCycLum1.pri, whole genome shotgun sequence encodes the following:
- the alg5 gene encoding dolichyl-phosphate beta-glucosyltransferase, producing MDFLCEIVQALVALASLIVIVVLMLAHVTAEMVNLTRHEKEKYFLTVTGEKELFPSLHDPPSRELSVVIPAYNEELRMPVMLDEATQYLENRQKQQPSFTYEVIVVDDGSKDKTTEVALRYSKKYGADKVRILTLVKNRGKGGAVRMGTLSSRGKVILMADADGATKFSDIEKVEAGLNTLNPKPENMAISCGSRAHLEIDSVAERSVFRTFLMYGFHFLVWLLCVRGIKDTQCGFKLFTREAALKTFSSLHVERWAFDVELLYIAQCFKIPIAEVAVNWTEIEGSKLVPFWSWLQMGRDLIFIRMRYFTRAWKLQSSHKMD